The following coding sequences are from one Longimicrobiaceae bacterium window:
- a CDS encoding integrase core domain-containing protein encodes QQIFRGREEAEVLAEHYRLEYNHVRPHSALGYKTPARFAAQWEPANVASAPAALRPSPTPPAEGKMKNVLQPALP; translated from the coding sequence GTCAGCAGATCTTCCGCGGGCGCGAGGAGGCAGAGGTGCTGGCGGAGCACTACCGTCTGGAGTACAACCATGTGCGACCGCACAGCGCGCTCGGCTACAAGACTCCGGCGCGCTTTGCGGCGCAGTGGGAGCCGGCCAACGTGGCCTCTGCGCCTGCGGCGCTCCGGCCTTCGCCGACTCCCCCTGCTGAGGGGAAGATGAAGAACGTTTTACAACCAGCACTCCCATAA